A segment of the Crassostrea angulata isolate pt1a10 chromosome 10, ASM2561291v2, whole genome shotgun sequence genome:
tccgacgccagtgcctAAAGCGAGAAAGACTTAAAATACCCACAACTACATTTTGTATAGCGGATATGCCCTGTGTGAAggcaaaaaacatattttatgcgCACGACAACCATCAATTGatctttaaagggacttggacacgatttgacttaaaattttcaaattttatttttccattcataatgtttatactgattaatatagaagtttataatgctatgtcaagatttgaaagtcaaatatcaagttataagcaagatgcagagttcataattctttgttttgtaaacaaaactcgaatattgtcatttttttaacatatatgttGTATTGgcgtaattttcaatcaaatgtatctttcttttgttgataatagtatttatgaagatactgaattagtttaaattgttcttacttgtcattttgtcaaagaaatgattattcttttcattacattttttgtaaacaactataagactcgagctttgtttacataacaaccaaatcttacctctgtatctcgcttgtagcttgacttaaacattcaatattttggtcaatcatttaaaatgcaccagtaaaccattttatacataaaaaataaaactaaaatttttgatcttaaatcgtgtccaagtccctttaaaatagTTCTAATCTCGTAACCGAGAAAGATTTTGAAATGCCTGTTACGCATCAATGCATGTAATAATTATCTCTAGTTACACGCATAGACACAGCTACATAGACGACCATTGCGGGTATGTTACATGTAAAGgcataattttattcaaatatcttTCCGGACACGGAAACCACCAAGAAATAAAGTATGGATGCTGGTCATATCATTCTACTTCTTTAAAAGTCTTcgaatttgagatttttttataaacaggGTAATTCTACACACATGTATTTACCGATTGCAAGGGGAAAACGGTCAAGATCTGCAACACCACCTTTTTTGCCAACATAAAACGGAAAGGTTTTTTATAGCATGATTGTCGGCACACAATTATACTCTTATAAACTATGTATATTTCAGATTAATCAGCAAAGATGGAATAAACGTTGTGAAAACTATACGAGAGTTCAGCGTGGAAAAGAGAGCTTGCAAATCCGACTACGTTCTGTTTGCCCTTGCCTTGTGTTGCCGCAGTACCGACCCCGAAACGAAAGAAGCAGCTTACAAGGCCCTGCCAGATGTCTGTCGAATTCCAACCCACCTTTTCAAGTTCATCAAGTTTGCCCAAGAGGTGAACTCCAAGGGAAAGGGATGGGGAAGAGCTCATCGTAAGGGGGTGTCCATGTGGTATCATAGCTACAAGAATAAGGATGGAGGGATACCCCTATTGGCCTACCACATGACCAAGTACAAGGCAAGATTTGGGTTCACCCACAAGGATGTTTTCCGTCTGTGCCACATCAAAACCGGCTATGATGCACTGGGATACCTAGTTCACCATTTTTATCGTGGAAATGGTCACAGAGAAGACGATTGGCAAAATTAGTTTAACCTTGCAAGACAGAATTTGACAGAATATGATGAATTGGAACTGAAGAAAGTTATCGATCTTTTACAAGTGGTCGATGATGCGAAGAGGTGCAGAGATAAACAAATGATGAAGCGTATGATTTTAAgcaatgttttgaaaattgtgCAGAAGTGTGACAATGAAGAAAAGCGTCCACTTTTTGTCCTTGTTCGAGAGCACGTACCAACGagtctattaaaatcaaaagaagTCTGGGAGGGACTGATGCGGTTCATGCCAATGACGGCCATGCTAAGAAATTTAGGCAGAATGTCTAGTTTCGGCCTGTTGGATTCTGACAGTTTTGGAGAAACTTTAACAATAGGTAAGTTGAAAAACTCAGAACTACTTAAGGGGGCTAGGATCCATCCTTTAACCTTACTAGTTGCTGAAAAAGCATATTCAAAATGCCGTAATAAAAAAGGAACAATACAATGGAAGGAGAATCCAAACGTGAGAGATGCTTTGAGGGATGCATTCCATCTTTCGTTTAAAAACGTAGAAGCCACTGGAAAACGGTTCCTGTTGGCAATATGCATGAGTGATCCTGAAAATCCCCATGTGAATGGAACCCCGAGTATAACCGCCCTAGAAGCAGCTGCTGCCATGGCATTGGTTACCCGtagaagtgaaaaaaattgcGATATCGTTGCATTTTCTGGAATACAATCGACAGAACATCCCAACATAACCAATTTTTCGATTTCTCCTGAGGATGATCTCGATGCAGTGTTGGATAAATGTTCTAAATTGCCGTATGCTAAAACAAATATCGCTGCTCCAATAATACATGCCTTTGAGAATAAGAAAATGTACGATGTTTTTATTGTGTACACCGACTCGGTAAATGTAGATGGTTCCGTTCACCCGTCAAGGGCTTTGAAATTATATCGCACAAGGTCTGGGAATGCTAATGCTCGGCTCATTGTGTGTGGACTGGCCAGTAATGAATTTTCTATCGCAGATCCAGACGATCCACTGATGATGGATATCGTTGGATTTGATTCCAAAGCTCCAAAAGCTATCCACCAGTTTGTGACAGGAAACATTTGACTCTTTTACTGATCATCAGGTCCTGTTAATAATAATGTAGGAGGGAGGGGGATATAAGTATCCAAGATTGCCAACGTACGAATCTCTCCATAATAGGATTTTTATACCTTAAAGAATATTAGTTTCAATTAGATAATAAACCTGTAATATATCGGACACTTCACAAAAATGGCTCTGTTTCGTCATACGTTGAAGCACAAACTAATGAAACTGACAATGGAAGTGTTGAATtgtaaatactgtggaatcattaaaattcgtggagGCCAATTTTGGTTGATTGCTTAAATTTTGCAGGTTCGAgtggacgtaatttcgtgtattttcgtATACATACAAAAGGATTATGACTTTATAGCCCTAGTTTATTAATTTGTAGGGGTGTATATTCGTCGATGAGAGGTAGCctcgaattccacgaaaattgagcaaccacaaaatctaatgattccacagtatattttgatatgatgtacatgtttatCACTGTATTTACGAATATTAattcattgttattttaaaagtcATGTTTTGACAGCAATAAAATTTATCATTGTaacataatttgttttataaatagacattattgttttgtataaacattcaaaaaataaacaccATACCATTTGTGTTGacgttttgttttcttaatgtTGTAATGTCTACTTGCATAACATCAACCCTTGGAAACACATCTCTGGTGGgtgtttataaaaatgtaactAGTGCTTGTAAAGTCTTTCATTTCAAGTAATGGTGGGCGTTTGAGCTTTGGTTTGTGAGCAATCCTTCTGCCAGTCCTGGAATTGGCAGGATCGGTGTGAAGAGTGGAGATTGTTTTAAGGATCAGAAGCCCAAGGATTGGAATTTCCCCTGTATGGAGTTGAACTTTATAACAGTCCTGGGCTGACCCCTGCATAAAGATTTAACTTTGATTAAAAAGTGGGAATTTTGTCGCCATTAACCACCAGCGTTATTCATATTTGCCTTAGAGTCGATGCAACGCAAAAAGAATAGGAAGTTTTATTAACGTCTAAAATTATTGATCGGCGAATATTGTTCAATCGCCAAATCAGTTGGGCATTATTGCACAACAATACCCAATAGAACATAAATACAGAAATGGCCactattcttaaaaaaaatgaaaaaaaaatctatcttGGTTATAGATGAATATTTTGAGTATAACTATCATTTTAAGTGAGCCGCTACCTGTATCtatattgttttaaacttgGAAGTTCCGTTACTTTTCGTAAAGTAGTATGCAAAGGAAGAAATTCATAAATcccaaaaaaattttttattgaatatcatTTTCTCTTATTTACACAATATTGGTATCTTTTCTCTCCCAAATGAGAAGATTTTATTATCTGCTGTCAAAAATTCCAACTCCACCTGACATTAGGTCACAAAATGGCTACTTAAATGTTTTGTGAAATTGTTTGTATCTAGTTCTTTGAATTTCACCATAGCTCAGTAGCTAAAGTATCGGGCTTGTGAAACGCATATCCCGTGTTTAAATCAGCTTGAGGATTCTGTTCATAATTACAGaatcaaattttatgaaatcatatccccccccccacaaaaaacCTGATCATTTTTCGGCTATTTGACTTATATACTTCATTATGTTTTTCATAATCAAGTCCTATTCtgctgatttaaaaaattagcTCAAGGTATAGTAAACCACCttaaatgcataaatatttttaaatttcacctattttcatatactagtattccCATTTCAAAACTGAAACTACCGATATTCTAATTATGGGTACGGGGAATTCCTCTCGAAAGGCGTCTTCATTGTGTAAGACTCTTCGAAACgtaaaatgtatgattttttaaaggaggACGAGTTCGAGGAGCCAGAAGAATCTCTAAACTCGGATCGAACCCAAAGTAAGTCGGAAAGAAGTCAAATCCATAATGTCCCCAAAACGATCGACGAAATTCGCCTAAGTCGATTTCTGTGTCTGGGAACAGAGAGTGGCGCCTACCACACCGATGAAATTGAACTGACGTGCCGGGAAAATGTCGGTTGCATCGACAGGTAATTTTGTATATGCATGTATCTTTGCATAAGTGTATGGTAATCAAATAATCGTAATTTTAATGTTGACCGCTATTTGCTGCAAATTGATAAAGTCAATTGCAATTTTCTCATAATCTTAGCCTTTTCAACGGTTCTGTGTCCAGGCGATCGAAAAGTCCAATAATTGATCAAATTCTTTTCCTAAATATTAAATGACTTCTTGAGCATCTGcgacggattttttttttggcaattaaGAGACATGAGCAGGTATCtcaatcaaagtaccgaagtactgtcgggagttgactttattgattattataaattttaaaatcaacgatatgttatgcaattttttataatatgaattctcgaaattttccgacaagaatttcgagaaaaccccatatgaatcatgtgtaatatctaaagatagaattaattccatcaaactgtgtatcagtaatcgaaatgtatctaaaaattgtacacgtctggatccaagcaattttgaactctagtctcggaTGTcaccgttaatctccgactaccaagagagactctccGCTTGTCGGGGATTTACGGaaacagccgagcgtttggttgaacgagactatactgaactctagcgtaggaatacatgcaaCTACAAAAATCAATTGAATTGTTCGTAcactgactattttcaaggtattaatagatacttttcttttgaaaaagatggtacatcatacaatacaccgaatttatctattatttttaagatttacgtCTTGTCagtggtgatgatttgtgcttaggtccaaacattgtttcagtttcggtttgccagagtaactgcataggagagttgattaaaatcaactcccaataagTGTCGAAATACTAGTCCGTTTTATACAGATAGCAAATAATTTTATGTCTCATTATAGTCTTTCAATATTATCAATAGGTTCTGAATATtgatatatactagtatttgaatTAATGTGGTGAAATGGTTAGGTTTATCTGTACTAATAGAACTGCAAAGTGCTACCGCGTTTTTCTCCAATAAAGTCGTTTTTTTATGATTACAGACTTATCAACAAGGGTGAAGGATTGAAAGTTGTTGAGACTATCCGAGAGTTCAGCATAGAAGGAAAAGCATGCAAAGCTACCCCTATTATATTTGCTCTTTCAATATGCTGTCGCTGTAACGATCACAAAACGAAAGATGCCGCTTACAAGATCCTGTCAGATGTTTGTCGAATTCCAACCCACCTTTTTGAATTCATCAAGTATTGTCAAGATGTAAATCCTAATGGGGATGGATGGGGAAGAGCTCATCGTAAAGGTGTATCCATGTGGTACGAGAATTATAGGAATAGGAAAGGTGGCATTCCTTTATTGGCCTTCCACATGACAAAGTACAAGTCGAGATTTGGGTTTACCCATAGGGACGTCTTTCGTTTGTGTCACATCAAAACAGACAACGATGCCCTGGGGTACTTGGTTTATCACTTCTGTCGTAATCAAAACAGGACAGATATAAATTGGTCAGAGCACCTGGAATTGGCAAAACAAAAAGAAGGCTTTGAACAATCGGAACTTAAGAAAGTTATCGACTTGCTTCAAGTTTTCGACGATGCTAAAAATTGCCACGATGAAGAAATGATGAAGCGGATGATTTTGGAACATCATCCGTACCTTGTTCGAGAACATGTACCAACTGAGCTGTTGAATTCCAAAAAGGTATGGGAAGCATTAATGCGATTTATGCCAATGACGGCCATGATAAGAAATTTAGGAAAAATGTCTAGTCTTGATCTGTTAGAATCTGACAGTTTTGGTGAAGGTTTAACAGTAGATAAATTGACGAGCAAAGAGCTGCTAAAAACAGCTATGGTTCATCCTATAACTCTGTTGGTTGCTAGGAAAGCTTATTCTAAAGGCCAAAGTGAATCAAAAAAGCAAAGACTGAACTGGCAGGTGAATCCAAAGGTGCGAGACGCGTTAAAAGAAGCTTTCTATGTTACCATCAACCACGTAGAAACAACGGGGAAACGATACCTACTGGCGATATGTATGAATGGATCCGTAAATGAACACGAAAAGAGAACTCCTATTCTAACCGCCAGGGATGTGGCGGCTGCCATGGCAATTGTAACCGGTAGGCGAGAACAGTACTGCGATGTCGTCGCGTTTTCTGGAAACCGATTGACAGAATATATCAACATCAGGGAAGTATCCATTCCAAACCAAGATAACTTCGAAGCATTGTCGGAAAAATTTTCTCAAATGCAATTTGATTCATTAGATTGCGCTGCTCCAATTTTAGATGCcattcaaaataagaaaatgtacGATGTGTTTGTGGTGTATACCGACTCGGAGATGAACGTCGGTCCCATACTTCCGTCAGAAGCCCTGAAAAGATATCGGACTGCTTCTGGAATAACAGATGCTCGGCTCATTGTATGTGGATTGGCCAACAATGGCTTATCCATCGCAGAACCAGACGATCCACTGATGATGGATATCGTTGGATTTGATTCTGGTGCCCCGGCAGCAATCCACCAGTTTGTGACAGGAAACATTTGAGCACGCACATGTGATTCTGCTCAAGAATAACCTTAACAAACGTTGAactttttgatttaaatttgtttaataaatgGACATATTTGTACCTTTTACGAACAATCAATGTACTGGGTAAGcctttgcattttttaaaaacaaaatacatgttgGAGTTTCCGTTTATGTTTCCCtcttctttcttttcaaaatcgaATTAAGCTATTGGTCTAAATGGGCAAGTGCTGTTATAAAGCAGAATTTTTGATTAACTATAGATAATTTACAGGGTTATATTTGAGCCCTTTTGACCTGGAAATGTCTTGCAATTTCCATTCAGTGATATCTAaaattatatatctttatacacagACGCACTAGTGTCTCTGAACTTTCAGAGAAAGAAATTAATACTCAAAAATGGCGCGAAACAATCCATTGGGTTAGTTCTATAGAAAACAAACGAACTCGCTAAAAGGCACAATCAGGGATATCAAAATTCAAGaagcaaaatgaaaacatttttattttaaagataacgAGTTAgtatttcattgtaaaaaatacCACTGAATTTTACCCATCAGTACGTGTCAATAATTTGAGACGAAATCATAATATAGaatatgaaacttaaaaaaaaaaatcaaaactatatGCATGCAggtattaaatgaaatatcaaaatttcttAGGAAAAGGATTTACTGTGCAGTTCATTGATTCAACAGCAATGAAACAGATGCTAGTGCATGTAcgtttaatgaaaaatgttttcgagttgaatttgtttaaaatgtttcaatatcaGAATTAATTAAATTAGTGAATGAAtctttttatgttgttttaattGGCCATACCATGCAATCCTTTATTAATAGAATTGTATGCTGTGAAATATTgccttttgataaaaaaaaactttcatccTGTTATTCTCCGAACAGAGTGATCATGCAGGAAAGGGACTTTTTGCTTATGATTGACCTATTTTACTCAAACCGAAAGTAGAATTCCAGTTTTTGACAACGACGAGGTTCAGGGCGTTGTTCACGGTCTGATCATAGCATACCATTCTAGAAAAATGAGTGAAACAGATCTGCACATCGATGAGGAATTAGTTATGTCTATCCAGGAGGGTGAAGAAGTGCCCATCACATTGCCCCTCACTCCGGATCAAATTCAGAATAACGCGAGAGGCTATGTCAACAGAACACCGGACAAAGCTCGCTTGCAACGATTTTTGTGCCTTGGGTCGGAGAGCGGCACCTTCTTTGTCGATCAGAAGGAGCTTAAAAAGGAAAATGCTGagtgcatcctcaggtattttTATAATCACTCCTATGTAGACCACATTTTACTTTCTCACTTATCAATTATAGATATGTATTAGATATTTGATATGACTAATAGAGCTTAATTGCAAGGGGATgtcaaaagcaaataaaaaagatGTCACGAAACAGCTTGGATGTTAGTAACTCCATTTACTGGTACATTACAGTCGCATTTAATTTCGGTCTTAAAAGAAAGAATTTAAATCAATTGgggtttaatatataaatagactTTTCCTTTTTgcgaaattattttaatacacatGTGGAccaatttttgtaaattgtaatCGAATCCTTTTCATGAACATGCAACTACCACAAGTCTATCAATGTTCTATGACTCTCTTGATATAGTACTTCGAGGGAGAGGTAATCCTCGAGATTGAATCTCCATGAATTCCAGTGGTTACTCTTTTAATAATAACTACTTCAAGTCTTGCAGTTTTCTCCATGTACTGTAatctcattaatatt
Coding sequences within it:
- the LOC128166720 gene encoding RNA-binding protein RO60-like; protein product: MYDFLKEDEFEEPEESLNSDRTQSKSERSQIHNVPKTIDEIRLSRFLCLGTESGAYHTDEIELTCRENVGCIDRLINKGEGLKVVETIREFSIEGKACKATPIIFALSICCRCNDHKTKDAAYKILSDVCRIPTHLFEFIKYCQDVNPNGDGWGRAHRKGVSMWYENYRNRKGGIPLLAFHMTKYKSRFGFTHRDVFRLCHIKTDNDALGYLVYHFCRNQNRTDINWSEHLELAKQKEGFEQSELKKVIDLLQVFDDAKNCHDEEMMKRMILEHHPYLVREHVPTELLNSKKVWEALMRFMPMTAMIRNLGKMSSLDLLESDSFGEGLTVDKLTSKELLKTAMVHPITLLVARKAYSKGQSESKKQRLNWQVNPKVRDALKEAFYVTINHVETTGKRYLLAICMNGSVNEHEKRTPILTARDVAAAMAIVTGRREQYCDVVAFSGNRLTEYINIREVSIPNQDNFEALSEKFSQMQFDSLDCAAPILDAIQNKKMYDVFVVYTDSEMNVGPILPSEALKRYRTASGITDARLIVCGLANNGLSIAEPDDPLMMDIVGFDSGAPAAIHQFVTGNI